A single window of Providencia alcalifaciens DNA harbors:
- the putA gene encoding trifunctional transcriptional regulator/proline dehydrogenase/L-glutamate gamma-semialdehyde dehydrogenase — protein sequence MSSTTTMGVRLDEETRDRIKAAAQRLDRTSHWLIKQAIYNYLEQLDNNQIIPELSTVLDTKDQHSGDEISSPELPYQPFLEFAEHILPQSVKRSAITSAYRVPETQAVPMLLQQAELPPEQADAAHKLAYSIAEKLRNQKNGVGRSGLVQGLLQEFSLSSQEGVALMCLAEALLRIPDKATRDALIRDKISAGNWQSHVGQSSSMFVNAATWGLLFTGKLVSTHNEAKLSSSLNRIISKSGEPLVRKGVDMAMRLMGEQFVTGETIAQALANARKLEDKGFRYSYDMLGEAALTEKDAQDYMVSYQQAIHAIGKASNGRGIYEGPGISIKLSALHPRYSRAQYARVMEELYPRLLSLVLQAHQYDVGINIDAEEADRLEISLDLLEKLCFEPKLAGWNGIGFVIQAYQKRCPFVIDSIINLAERSQRRLMIRLVKGAYWDSEIKRAQIDGLEGYPVYTRKVYTDVSYIACARKLLSVPNLIYPQFATHNAHTLSAIYQIAGKNYYPGQYEFQCLHGMGEPLYEQVVGKVADGKLNRPCRIYAPVGTHETLLAYLVRRLLENGANTSFVNRIADATIPLDELVSDPVKDVRELSKAEGQIGLPHPKIPLPRDLYGTRRVNSMGLDLSNEHRLASLSSALLNAAAQEKIAEPLLGGEFIAQQDLPEAVSIINPACHRDIVGKVREASEQEAEHALNIATDAGAIWFATPPSERAAILLRAADIMEQQLQPLLDVLVREAGKTYANAISEVREAVDFLNYYATQVRDDFDNNTHRPLGPVVCISPWNFPLAIFSGQIAAALAAGNTVLAKPAEQTPLIGAIAVSIMHQAGIPRDVLQFLPGKGETIGAKLVGDQRVRGVMFTGSTEVAGLLQRNIAGRLDAQGRPTPLIAETGGLNAMIVDSSALTEQVVTDVVASAFDSAGQRCSALRILCVQEDVADRTIRMLKGAMEECRMGNPEHISTDIGPVIDSEAKENIDQHIQQMRSKGKTVFQAVFTDSQDQQEQAEGTYVKPTLIELDNIGELKKEIFGPVLHVVRFKRDELEQLVDQINAAGYGLTLGVHTRIDETINQVVAKAKVGNLYVNRNMVGAVVGVQPFGGEGLSGTGPKAGGPLYLYRLLSERPENAVCQTLEQQDGHLPMDASARTELLAPFEAFSAWAQKQKTDVEQSIIEQSTVEQFARLTQAGTTRLLPGPTGEKNTYTLRPRGTILCLSDNERDCLTQLSAVLASGCQTLWENSELHQKLFKSLPEKVRKTISFTKDWQNTVEPIEGVIYHGDCDQLKHVCEAIAKRKGPIISVQGFERGETNLLIERLVHERSLSVNTAAAGGNASLMTIG from the coding sequence ATGAGTAGCACAACAACTATGGGTGTGAGACTTGATGAAGAAACTCGTGACCGCATTAAAGCCGCCGCTCAACGTCTTGATCGCACATCCCATTGGCTTATTAAACAAGCTATATATAATTATTTAGAGCAACTCGATAACAACCAAATTATACCTGAATTATCAACGGTTTTGGATACAAAAGATCAGCATTCTGGTGATGAAATTTCGTCTCCTGAGCTCCCTTATCAGCCATTCCTTGAGTTCGCTGAGCATATTTTGCCCCAATCCGTGAAACGCTCTGCAATTACATCGGCATACCGAGTTCCTGAAACTCAAGCCGTACCAATGCTTTTACAGCAAGCTGAGCTGCCCCCTGAGCAAGCTGATGCAGCTCATAAATTGGCTTACTCCATTGCAGAAAAATTACGTAATCAAAAAAATGGGGTTGGTCGTTCAGGCTTAGTCCAAGGGTTATTACAAGAGTTTTCCCTATCTTCTCAAGAAGGTGTGGCATTAATGTGCCTTGCCGAAGCGTTATTACGTATCCCCGATAAAGCCACTCGCGATGCCCTGATCCGAGACAAAATCAGTGCGGGTAACTGGCAATCCCATGTTGGTCAAAGCAGCTCAATGTTTGTGAACGCAGCAACATGGGGGCTTTTATTTACGGGTAAATTAGTCTCTACCCACAACGAAGCAAAACTGTCCTCCTCGTTAAATCGCATTATCAGTAAAAGTGGTGAACCGTTAGTACGAAAAGGCGTGGACATGGCAATGCGCTTAATGGGTGAACAATTTGTCACCGGCGAAACCATCGCCCAAGCCCTTGCCAATGCACGTAAATTAGAAGACAAAGGTTTCCGCTACTCCTACGATATGCTGGGTGAAGCTGCATTAACCGAAAAAGATGCCCAAGATTATATGGTCTCTTACCAACAAGCGATCCACGCAATTGGTAAAGCATCGAATGGACGCGGGATCTATGAAGGACCGGGTATTTCCATCAAATTATCAGCACTGCATCCGCGTTATAGCCGTGCACAATACGCTCGCGTGATGGAAGAACTGTATCCGCGCTTACTTTCTTTAGTCTTGCAAGCTCACCAATACGATGTTGGTATCAACATTGATGCTGAAGAAGCAGACCGCTTAGAAATTTCGTTAGATTTACTCGAAAAACTGTGTTTTGAGCCGAAATTAGCAGGCTGGAACGGTATTGGGTTTGTCATTCAGGCTTACCAAAAACGCTGCCCATTTGTTATCGACTCAATTATCAATTTAGCCGAACGCAGCCAACGCCGCCTGATGATCCGTCTTGTTAAAGGCGCTTATTGGGATAGCGAAATTAAACGTGCGCAAATTGATGGCTTAGAAGGTTATCCAGTTTATACCCGCAAAGTGTATACCGACGTTTCTTATATCGCTTGCGCACGCAAATTACTGTCTGTTCCTAATTTAATTTACCCACAATTTGCAACACATAACGCACACACATTATCGGCCATCTACCAAATTGCAGGTAAAAACTACTACCCCGGCCAGTATGAATTCCAATGTTTACATGGCATGGGCGAACCATTATATGAACAAGTGGTTGGTAAAGTAGCTGACGGTAAACTCAACCGACCATGTCGTATTTATGCCCCTGTCGGTACCCACGAAACATTATTAGCTTACTTAGTCCGCCGCCTCTTAGAGAACGGAGCAAATACTTCGTTTGTTAACCGAATTGCGGATGCCACGATCCCATTAGATGAATTGGTTTCTGATCCGGTTAAAGATGTTCGTGAACTGTCTAAAGCCGAAGGGCAAATTGGTTTACCGCATCCTAAAATTCCATTACCGCGTGACCTGTATGGAACTCGCCGTGTTAACTCAATGGGCTTAGATTTATCTAACGAACACCGCTTAGCATCACTCTCGAGCGCATTACTCAATGCCGCAGCACAAGAGAAAATCGCGGAGCCTTTACTGGGTGGCGAGTTTATTGCACAACAAGATCTTCCTGAAGCCGTCTCAATTATCAACCCAGCCTGCCATCGCGACATCGTTGGCAAAGTTCGTGAAGCCAGTGAACAAGAAGCTGAACATGCGCTGAATATCGCGACGGATGCTGGCGCAATTTGGTTTGCAACGCCACCATCTGAGCGCGCAGCTATCCTATTACGTGCTGCCGACATTATGGAACAACAATTGCAGCCATTATTGGATGTGCTGGTGCGTGAAGCCGGGAAAACTTACGCCAATGCGATTTCTGAAGTGCGTGAAGCGGTTGATTTCTTAAATTATTATGCTACTCAAGTCCGTGACGACTTTGATAATAACACTCACCGCCCTCTTGGCCCTGTTGTTTGTATCAGCCCATGGAATTTCCCATTAGCTATTTTCTCTGGACAAATTGCAGCGGCATTAGCCGCAGGTAACACCGTATTGGCTAAACCCGCGGAACAAACGCCATTAATTGGTGCTATTGCGGTATCCATTATGCACCAAGCCGGTATTCCTCGTGATGTCCTGCAATTTTTACCGGGAAAAGGCGAAACGATTGGCGCAAAATTGGTCGGTGATCAGCGCGTTCGTGGCGTGATGTTCACTGGTTCAACTGAAGTCGCAGGCTTATTGCAGCGCAATATTGCGGGTCGCTTAGATGCTCAAGGCCGCCCAACTCCGCTTATTGCAGAAACTGGCGGATTGAATGCGATGATTGTTGATTCTTCCGCTCTCACAGAACAAGTCGTCACCGATGTCGTCGCCTCTGCATTTGACAGTGCCGGTCAACGCTGCTCCGCATTGCGCATTCTGTGTGTTCAAGAAGATGTCGCTGACCGAACAATTCGCATGTTAAAAGGTGCGATGGAAGAGTGCCGGATGGGTAATCCTGAGCACATATCTACCGATATTGGTCCTGTCATTGATAGTGAAGCCAAAGAGAATATTGACCAACACATTCAACAAATGCGCAGTAAAGGCAAAACCGTTTTCCAAGCCGTCTTTACGGATAGCCAAGATCAGCAAGAACAGGCAGAAGGAACCTACGTTAAACCAACTCTGATTGAGTTAGATAATATTGGTGAGTTGAAAAAAGAAATTTTCGGACCGGTTCTGCATGTTGTTCGCTTCAAACGTGATGAGTTAGAACAATTAGTTGACCAAATAAACGCCGCAGGTTATGGATTAACATTAGGTGTTCATACCCGCATTGATGAAACCATCAACCAAGTGGTTGCTAAGGCGAAAGTGGGCAACTTATATGTTAACCGCAATATGGTCGGTGCTGTCGTCGGGGTTCAACCATTTGGTGGTGAAGGGCTTTCAGGTACAGGGCCAAAAGCGGGTGGACCGCTTTATCTCTACCGTTTATTAAGTGAACGTCCCGAGAATGCAGTTTGCCAAACACTGGAGCAGCAAGATGGCCATTTACCAATGGACGCAAGTGCTCGCACAGAGTTGCTAGCACCATTTGAAGCTTTCTCTGCATGGGCACAAAAACAGAAAACTGATGTTGAGCAATCCATAATTGAACAATCTACGGTTGAACAATTTGCACGTTTAACGCAAGCCGGTACAACACGTTTATTACCAGGACCAACAGGTGAAAAAAACACCTACACCTTGCGTCCACGCGGTACTATTTTATGCCTTAGCGATAATGAACGCGATTGTTTGACTCAGTTATCTGCCGTGCTCGCAAGTGGTTGTCAAACACTGTGGGAAAATAGCGAACTGCACCAGAAGCTATTTAAGTCACTGCCAGAAAAAGTCCGCAAAACTATATCATTCACCAAAGATTGGCAAAACACCGTGGAGCCAATTGAAGGTGTGATTTATCACGGAGATTGCGATCAACTGAAACACGTTTGTGAAGCGATTGCCAAACGCAAAGGGCCGATTATTTCTGTCCAAGGCTTTGAGCGTGGTGAAACTAACTTGCTCATTGAACGCTTAGTACATGAACGTTCTTTAAGTGTGAATACTGCCGCAGCAGGTGGTAATGCGAGCTTAATGACTATCGGATAA
- the putP gene encoding sodium/proline symporter PutP, translated as MTVSTPMIIMFIVYITGMLLIGYLAYRSTKNFDDYILGGRSLGSVVTALSAGASDMSGWLLMGLPGAIFLAGISESWIAIGLCLGAYLNWLFVAGRLRVQTEKNNNALTLPDYFTSRFEDNSKILRIISAVVILVFFTIYCASGVVAGGLLFESTFNISYDKALWLGALATIAYTFLGGFLAVSWTDTVQASLMIFALILTPIVVILSLGGLDTSMEVIKAKNPEYLDMFKGMNFVAILSLLGWGLGYFGQPHILARFMAADSHRTIRSARRISMTWMALCLGGTIAVGFFGIAYFENNPALAGSVMKNNERIFMELAGLLFNPWIAGILLSAILAAVMSTLSCQLLVCASALTEDLYKPFFRKSASQKELVWVGRGMVLLVAAIAIYIAQDPNNKVLGLVSNAWAGFGAAFGPVVLLSVMWKRMTRTGALVGMVVGAVTVLVWMKFKWLGLYEIIPGFIFATIAIIVISLITKAPSAAAQARFDEAEAEYNTK; from the coding sequence ATGACTGTAAGCACTCCGATGATCATTATGTTCATCGTATATATCACGGGTATGTTATTGATCGGCTATTTAGCCTATCGCTCAACGAAAAACTTTGATGATTACATTCTAGGGGGACGAAGTTTAGGTAGTGTGGTAACCGCATTATCTGCAGGGGCTTCAGATATGAGTGGCTGGTTATTGATGGGTTTACCAGGCGCTATTTTTCTCGCTGGGATCTCTGAAAGCTGGATTGCGATTGGTTTATGTTTAGGGGCTTATTTAAACTGGTTATTTGTTGCGGGGCGCTTACGTGTACAAACTGAGAAAAATAATAATGCCTTAACGCTACCAGACTATTTTACGAGCCGTTTTGAAGATAATAGTAAGATTTTACGTATTATTTCTGCAGTTGTTATTTTAGTTTTCTTTACTATCTATTGTGCATCTGGAGTTGTCGCGGGGGGCTTGTTGTTTGAAAGCACCTTTAATATTAGTTACGACAAAGCTCTGTGGTTAGGGGCATTGGCGACCATTGCTTATACCTTCTTAGGTGGTTTCTTAGCGGTAAGTTGGACAGATACTGTTCAAGCCTCTTTGATGATTTTTGCCCTGATCTTAACGCCAATTGTCGTGATTTTATCCCTTGGCGGGTTAGATACTTCAATGGAAGTGATTAAAGCTAAAAACCCTGAATATCTTGATATGTTTAAGGGAATGAACTTTGTTGCCATCTTGTCATTGCTAGGTTGGGGGCTGGGTTACTTTGGGCAGCCTCATATTCTGGCGCGTTTTATGGCGGCAGATTCACATCGTACGATCCGTTCAGCACGCCGTATCAGTATGACATGGATGGCATTATGTTTAGGCGGAACGATTGCCGTTGGCTTCTTTGGTATCGCTTATTTTGAAAATAATCCTGCATTAGCAGGTTCTGTGATGAAAAATAATGAACGTATTTTCATGGAATTAGCCGGATTACTGTTTAACCCATGGATTGCAGGTATCTTGTTATCCGCGATTTTGGCGGCGGTAATGAGTACATTGAGCTGCCAATTACTAGTATGTGCCAGCGCATTAACCGAAGATTTATATAAGCCATTCTTCCGCAAATCAGCTAGCCAGAAAGAGTTAGTGTGGGTAGGGCGCGGAATGGTGCTGTTAGTCGCGGCGATTGCAATTTATATTGCTCAAGACCCAAATAACAAAGTCTTAGGATTGGTGAGTAATGCATGGGCAGGTTTTGGTGCCGCGTTTGGTCCAGTCGTTTTGCTCTCTGTTATGTGGAAACGTATGACACGTACTGGGGCATTAGTAGGAATGGTTGTCGGTGCGGTAACGGTATTAGTTTGGATGAAATTCAAATGGTTAGGTTTATATGAAATCATTCCAGGCTTTATCTTTGCGACCATCGCTATCATTGTTATCAGCTTGATAACTAAGGCACCAAGTGCAGCAGCACAAGCTCGTTTTGATGAAGCAGAAGCTGAATACAATACAAAATAA
- the cycA gene encoding D-serine/D-alanine/glycine transporter, translated as MEENATTTTSRPSSDRNQLKRSLSNRHIQLIAIGGAIGTGLFMGSGKTISLAGPSIIFVYMIIGFVLFFVMRAMGELLLSNLDYKSFSDFSADLIGPWAGFFVGWTYWFCWVITGIADIIAITSYISFWVPNFPEWVTSFICVATLLTLNLVSVRLFGELEFWFAMIKIVAIVTLIAVGGTLIAMNFQSPTGHTASLSNIWNDGGMFPMGLSGFFAGFQIAIFAFVGIELVGTAAAETRDPEKSLPKAINAIPIRIIAFYVLSLIVIMAVTPWRTILADKSPFVEMFVLISLPAAASIVNFVVLTSAASSANSGVFSTSRMLFGLSKEGDAPKQFSQLSKKAVPATGLIFTCICLSFGIVLIYFIPDIMHAFTLVTTVSAILFMFIWSMILLSYLSFRKNRPEKHAASRYKMPWGIFMSWVSLAFFAFMVVLLAFQHDTRQALIATPLWFVILFIGYQVVKRRKQR; from the coding sequence ATGGAAGAAAATGCAACGACAACCACTTCTCGGCCATCTTCTGACCGAAATCAACTAAAACGTAGCCTCAGTAACCGTCATATTCAATTAATTGCCATTGGCGGAGCCATTGGTACAGGGCTATTTATGGGGTCAGGAAAGACCATATCCCTTGCGGGTCCCTCTATTATCTTTGTCTACATGATCATCGGCTTTGTGCTGTTTTTTGTCATGCGAGCCATGGGGGAATTACTGCTATCCAACCTAGACTATAAATCTTTCAGTGATTTTTCTGCGGATTTAATCGGTCCATGGGCTGGGTTCTTTGTGGGATGGACTTACTGGTTCTGCTGGGTTATCACGGGAATAGCCGATATTATCGCGATCACCTCGTACATCAGTTTCTGGGTACCTAATTTCCCGGAATGGGTGACTTCATTTATCTGCGTTGCCACGCTACTGACGCTTAACTTAGTTTCTGTTCGACTGTTTGGTGAACTGGAGTTCTGGTTCGCGATGATCAAAATTGTCGCCATTGTGACGCTAATTGCCGTCGGTGGTACGTTGATTGCGATGAATTTCCAATCACCGACCGGACACACTGCATCCTTAAGTAATATTTGGAACGATGGCGGAATGTTCCCAATGGGGCTCAGTGGATTCTTTGCTGGATTCCAAATTGCTATTTTCGCCTTTGTGGGAATTGAATTAGTGGGTACCGCCGCAGCGGAAACCCGTGATCCTGAAAAATCCCTGCCCAAAGCCATTAATGCGATCCCGATTAGGATCATTGCTTTTTATGTGTTATCCCTGATTGTGATTATGGCCGTTACCCCTTGGCGCACCATTTTGGCGGATAAAAGTCCTTTTGTGGAAATGTTCGTGCTAATCAGCCTGCCTGCTGCTGCCAGTATCGTGAACTTTGTGGTACTTACCTCTGCGGCTTCATCGGCAAACAGTGGCGTTTTCTCCACCAGCCGTATGCTGTTTGGGTTATCTAAAGAGGGAGATGCGCCGAAACAATTTAGCCAGTTATCAAAAAAAGCGGTACCCGCAACAGGCTTAATTTTCACCTGTATCTGCCTAAGTTTCGGTATTGTTTTGATCTACTTTATTCCCGATATCATGCATGCATTCACTTTAGTCACAACCGTGTCTGCTATTTTATTCATGTTTATCTGGAGTATGATTTTATTAAGCTACTTGAGTTTCCGTAAGAATCGCCCAGAAAAACATGCCGCATCTCGCTATAAGATGCCTTGGGGGATTTTTATGTCGTGGGTCAGTCTCGCCTTCTTTGCTTTTATGGTTGTGTTATTAGCGTTCCAACATGACACCCGACAAGCATTAATTGCGACGCCACTGTGGTTTGTTATTCTGTTTATTGGCTACCAAGTTGTAAAACGCCGTAAACAGCGTTAA
- the flhD gene encoding flagellar transcriptional regulator FlhD has translation MSSTTDFLKHIYDINLSYLLLAQKLIAQEKATAMFRLGISDSMANTLAELSLPQLVKLAETNQLICQFRFENSDTIEKLTRDSRVDELQQIHTGILLSTRLLQTHNESDSDIARKR, from the coding sequence ATGAGCTCTACCACTGATTTTCTGAAGCATATATACGATATTAATCTTTCATATTTGCTTTTAGCTCAAAAGCTTATCGCCCAGGAAAAAGCCACTGCCATGTTCCGTCTCGGAATTTCCGATTCGATGGCAAACACTTTAGCAGAACTTTCTTTACCTCAATTGGTTAAATTAGCGGAAACAAATCAGCTAATCTGTCAATTTAGATTTGAAAACAGCGATACGATTGAAAAGCTTACTCGAGATTCTCGAGTTGATGAATTACAGCAAATTCATACGGGTATCCTACTTTCGACCCGACTATTGCAAACGCATAATGAGTCCGATTCAGATATAGCGAGAAAAAGATGA
- the flhC gene encoding flagellar transcriptional regulator FlhC, whose amino-acid sequence MSSVAEKSIVKEANDIRLAMELISLGARLQMLESETQISRGRLVRLYKELRGCPPPKGMLPFSTDWFMTWEQNIHSSMFYNAYQFLLKTGQCEGVDAILKAYRLYLEQCPPSAGDEPILALTRAWTLVRFVESGMLQRSDCNCCSGSFITYAHIPENSFTCSLCQPPSRAIKKRKLSEHLADITEYRQDGITKAVM is encoded by the coding sequence ATGAGTAGCGTAGCTGAGAAAAGTATCGTCAAGGAAGCTAATGATATTCGTTTGGCAATGGAATTGATTTCTCTTGGGGCTCGCCTGCAGATGTTGGAAAGCGAAACTCAAATTAGTCGTGGACGTTTAGTGCGTTTATACAAAGAACTCAGAGGTTGCCCACCACCAAAAGGGATGCTCCCTTTTTCAACGGATTGGTTTATGACATGGGAACAAAATATTCACTCATCCATGTTCTATAATGCCTATCAGTTTTTACTGAAAACCGGTCAATGTGAAGGGGTTGATGCTATTCTCAAAGCTTATCGACTCTACCTAGAACAGTGCCCACCCAGTGCCGGAGACGAGCCAATTTTGGCATTAACCCGCGCGTGGACATTAGTTCGTTTTGTGGAAAGTGGCATGTTGCAACGTTCCGATTGCAATTGCTGTAGTGGTTCATTTATCACCTATGCTCACATTCCTGAAAATAGCTTTACGTGCAGCTTGTGCCAGCCGCCATCACGAGCGATAAAAAAACGTAAACTTTCCGAGCATCTCGCCGATATTACGGAATATCGACAAGATGGCATTACCAAAGCGGTAATGTAA
- the motA gene encoding flagellar motor stator protein MotA has translation MLILIGYIIVTAAVIGGYVMVGGHLGALYQPAEFVIILGAGLGAFVVGNSGKAIVALCKVLPGLFRRSSYNKAMSMDLMALLFQLLNKSRQQGLLALEKDIENPQESEIFSQYPRIIKDQTAMMFIVDYLRLMVTSNLQAHEIEALMDEELETFRQENEVPASGLNMVGESMPAFGIVAAVLGVVNALAAADRPAGELGALIAHAMVGTFLGILVAYGFILPLASLIRQRSSEQLKMMECIKVTFLSSLQGYAPQIAVEFGRKVLFSVDRPSFLELEDKVREVKVGNRATETTEE, from the coding sequence GTGTTAATACTCATCGGATATATCATTGTTACAGCTGCCGTTATCGGTGGCTATGTCATGGTCGGTGGTCATCTTGGCGCGCTGTACCAACCAGCTGAGTTTGTCATTATTTTAGGGGCTGGTTTAGGCGCATTTGTTGTGGGTAACAGTGGTAAAGCCATCGTTGCATTATGCAAAGTATTACCAGGACTCTTCCGTCGCTCTTCTTACAACAAAGCCATGTCAATGGACTTAATGGCTTTGTTATTTCAGCTTTTGAATAAATCTCGTCAACAAGGTCTACTTGCGCTCGAAAAAGATATTGAAAACCCGCAAGAGAGTGAGATTTTCTCCCAGTATCCTCGCATTATCAAAGATCAAACAGCCATGATGTTTATCGTGGATTATTTACGTTTAATGGTGACAAGTAACCTGCAAGCGCATGAAATCGAAGCATTAATGGATGAAGAACTCGAAACATTCCGTCAAGAAAATGAAGTGCCTGCATCCGGTTTGAACATGGTGGGTGAATCCATGCCTGCATTCGGGATCGTGGCAGCCGTTTTGGGGGTGGTGAATGCACTTGCAGCTGCAGACCGACCCGCGGGTGAATTGGGTGCCTTGATTGCCCATGCAATGGTAGGAACTTTCCTCGGTATTTTAGTGGCTTATGGGTTTATTTTGCCACTGGCTAGTTTAATTCGTCAGCGCAGTAGCGAACAATTAAAAATGATGGAGTGCATTAAAGTCACTTTCCTCTCTTCGTTGCAAGGGTATGCCCCTCAAATTGCGGTTGAATTTGGTCGTAAAGTCTTATTTAGCGTTGACAGACCATCATTCCTTGAGCTGGAAGACAAAGTCCGCGAAGTCAAAGTCGGTAATCGTGCAACAGAAACTACTGAGGAGTAA
- the motB gene encoding flagellar motor protein MotB, giving the protein MAANGPQIIRVKKKGGHQQHAHGGAWKIAYADFMTAMMAFFLVMWLISISSPQELTKIAEYFRTPLSTAINPGAKSGDATNPIPGGGKDPIFRDGDVMPEPNNIISGDANYRFEKLKENLEQAILQDPRLNELKPHLLIDMINDGLRIQIVDSANRPMFKVGSATVEPYMRDILRAIAPLLNDVPNRISISGHTDDLPYASEAYYSNWELSSDRANASRRELIMGGMDERKVLRVVGMASSIHLDKQNGLAPVNRRISIIVLNEDETNQILHEYDGATPINDVLKKGPQDVPIPANSDVVTVKVTNSPEKQ; this is encoded by the coding sequence ATGGCAGCCAATGGCCCTCAAATTATTCGTGTTAAGAAAAAAGGCGGTCATCAGCAGCACGCCCACGGTGGAGCATGGAAAATTGCTTACGCTGATTTTATGACCGCAATGATGGCATTCTTCCTAGTTATGTGGTTGATCTCCATCTCCAGCCCTCAAGAATTAACCAAGATAGCGGAGTATTTTCGTACCCCGCTCAGTACTGCCATCAACCCAGGAGCGAAAAGCGGAGATGCCACTAACCCCATTCCCGGCGGTGGAAAAGATCCTATTTTTCGTGATGGTGACGTGATGCCAGAGCCAAATAACATCATTTCCGGTGATGCAAATTATCGCTTTGAAAAATTAAAAGAAAATCTTGAGCAAGCGATTTTACAAGACCCGCGTTTGAATGAATTAAAACCCCATTTATTGATTGACATGATCAACGATGGCTTACGAATTCAAATCGTAGATAGCGCCAATCGCCCTATGTTTAAAGTAGGTTCTGCCACCGTTGAACCTTACATGCGCGATATTCTGCGTGCCATTGCGCCGCTACTTAATGATGTCCCGAACCGCATTAGTATTTCAGGGCATACAGATGATTTGCCGTATGCCAGCGAAGCCTATTACAGCAATTGGGAACTCTCATCCGATAGAGCCAACGCTTCTCGCCGTGAGCTGATCATGGGGGGAATGGATGAGCGTAAAGTTTTACGCGTAGTAGGGATGGCCTCATCCATCCATTTAGACAAACAAAACGGCTTAGCACCCGTCAACCGGCGGATCAGCATCATCGTATTGAATGAAGATGAAACAAATCAAATTTTACATGAATACGATGGCGCAACACCGATTAACGATGTGCTGAAAAAAGGCCCACAAGATGTGCCAATACCGGCAAACAGTGATGTCGTGACTGTGAAGGTGACAAATTCACCCGAAAAACAGTAA